TTCTGAATCGGGTGACAGGAGTATGAGCGCAACCATAGAGGTAATAATATTCATCTATTGTAATGACTCCTCGCTGGGCCTTCAATTCTCCAATTCCCATTTTACCACTTCTCTTGTTCCCTAACTGCGGTATTGGCAGAGGAATTGGATGTACTCCAAAAATTCTTTTTTGAAGAAAACACGTATCTCCTTTTTTTACTTCAAAAACTTCTATTTCAAGCCTTTCTCCCGCTTTTTTAGCACCAAAAGTATATTCACAATTTTTTCCAGATAGCTCTTTTCCATTTGCAGTTACATACAATGAACTACAAGGAATCCTAGCTGCTGTAATTGTCATTGTATTAGCGATTCTTTCATAGATGTAATCTATTTTGCTAATTTCTATGGCAACTTCTTGGGCAAAACTTGCATTGAAGACAAAAATAAGGAGTAAGAGAATCGGATTTGTTTTCATTTATCTGAATCAATTTTCACAATTTCTTCATTTTTAAATAAACGCAGATTTTCCCTTTCATAGTCATTCCGAATGACTGGATAATGTAAACGATTATAGACTTTTGCAGTAATGGCATATATTTTTCCTTTCTCAAAAAAA
This genomic interval from Chitinophagales bacterium contains the following:
- a CDS encoding GldM family protein, coding for MKTNPILLLLIFVFNASFAQEVAIEISKIDYIYERIANTMTITAARIPCSSLYVTANGKELSGKNCEYTFGAKKAGERLEIEVFEVKKGDTCFLQKRIFGVHPIPLPIPQLGNKRSGKMGIGELKAQRGVITIDEYYYLYGCAHTPVTRFRIIVLRNEDLIGTTFNKGAVFESQTKALLEKVQVGDKVYFVDIFGKHFLRPEETILNPIELEIE